The nucleotide window GACGCTCGGTCTGCTGTCGCGCAACAGTGAGGTCGTCGCCATGCGCAGTTGCGGCATCAGCCTTCCGCGAATCGCCATGCCGATGCTGTTGCTCGGACTGGCAGCCAGCCTGCTGCTCCTGATCAACGCCGAGATGGTCGTGCCGTTCAGCTACGAGCGGATGAGGAGCATCGAGCGGGTAGACATCAAAAAAGAGGGAAGCCACGCTGTTTTCAGGCGCAACAACATCTGGTTCCGCTCGGATTCGATGATCCTTCAGGCGCAGCTCTTCGATCCGGAGAGCAGGATCCTCAAGGGGGTCACCGTCTGGAACCTCGATAATTCGATGAACCCGCTCAGCCGCATTGATGCCGAATCGGCCATTTACCGCGAGGAACGCTGGATGCTGCACCATGCGACGGTGAAGAACTTCAGCGCCGGTCAGGGGTTTTCAATGCAGACCATGCCAGCCATGGAAGTCAACCTGAACCTGAAGGTGGACGACCTGCGTGTCCTCGACAACAACGCCGACAACATGAGCTTCCGCAAGCTGAAGGAGTATGCCGACAACCTGCAGAGCGGCGGGTATCAGGCCCACCGCTACCTGACCATGATGCACACCAAAGTTTCCGCACCGTTTGCCGCCTTTGTGATGGTTATTCTTGGGATCCCCTTTGCCCTGCACAGCAGCCGTTCGGGGGGCATCGCAATGGGAATAGGAACCAGTATCGGGATCGGTTTCGCTTACTTCGTGATCAATGCGGTACTGCTCTCATACGGACGCAGCGGAGTACTGCCACCGCTGGTGGCGGCCTGGGGAGCGAATTTTCTCTTCGTGGCGGGGGGCACCTGGCTGGCCATGACGGTCAAAA belongs to Geobacter sp. SVR and includes:
- the lptG gene encoding LPS export ABC transporter permease LptG, with amino-acid sequence MGMLGRYIAQAWLHLLSLCLGSFVAIYLVLDMMDKVPRFLRAGGAAVDILRFFVWKLPEMIGQTASFSILMTTLLTLGLLSRNSEVVAMRSCGISLPRIAMPMLLLGLAASLLLLINAEMVVPFSYERMRSIERVDIKKEGSHAVFRRNNIWFRSDSMILQAQLFDPESRILKGVTVWNLDNSMNPLSRIDAESAIYREERWMLHHATVKNFSAGQGFSMQTMPAMEVNLNLKVDDLRVLDNNADNMSFRKLKEYADNLQSGGYQAHRYLTMMHTKVSAPFAAFVMVILGIPFALHSSRSGGIAMGIGTSIGIGFAYFVINAVLLSYGRSGVLPPLVAAWGANFLFVAGGTWLAMTVKN